A window of Actinomadura rubteroloni contains these coding sequences:
- a CDS encoding endonuclease/exonuclease/phosphatase family protein yields the protein MASTESESRTGATPPTAPAPRPGGPAPSGPSIVPRGPARLTLIAVTVAVLAQIVRYALPQLDHGDGAGAGSAAVAVLVVLAAGALSPLVRRAAGVRGLLAGGIGGLLLVRVAAQAAGPQAWLAVAGAVVGTVAVAALYESARGLSGVGFATATVAGLAADTAVRMAFGTWDPIWQGGAGPWLVCLAFAGLGAAALYREVASGPVPPPGVTWRDALGAAAFGPFLALQILVLSSPAFVASAGWKSLTVAHVVVVAGQGLALAFLASGLAVRAVPGGVCVLGGTLLGVGAASIAGTYAVSGVEILPVVVGGQLLAAWLLAVACRAPLRRAGTGGAVWRVDLTAGLGAFLVAVVLVAYQLSAVKAVPVPNNVLPGLAGMLLGGLAAIAAARGGPLPARAPLRAVTAGGSAVVLLAGTAVYAAASPAGDAPPAPGGGRVRVTTYNIHDAVDGAGRLDPDAVAKAIAAQRPQVVLLQETGRGSLPSGTADVAVWLSRRLGMKLLWGPAADGQFGNAILTSLPVRRSGTGRMPRADWSQIRGYVWARLAVGSTTLDVWSTHLAFGGPDERLGEASSLLRAWSRAPRTIIGGDLNAEPGSDEIIRLTTDTGLRSAGTGDGAPTGPHGTRVDWILGTDDLAFDGYKVAPGGPSDHRPVTVTVRVAG from the coding sequence TTGGCCAGCACCGAATCCGAATCCCGTACCGGCGCCACCCCGCCGACCGCCCCCGCACCGCGACCCGGCGGGCCCGCGCCGTCCGGGCCGTCGATCGTGCCGCGCGGTCCGGCGCGCCTCACGCTGATCGCGGTCACCGTCGCGGTCCTCGCGCAGATCGTCCGGTACGCCCTGCCGCAGCTCGACCACGGGGACGGCGCGGGCGCGGGGTCCGCCGCGGTCGCGGTCCTCGTCGTCCTCGCCGCCGGGGCGCTGTCCCCGCTGGTGCGCCGCGCGGCGGGCGTGCGCGGGCTGCTCGCGGGCGGGATCGGCGGGCTGCTGCTCGTCCGGGTCGCCGCGCAGGCCGCCGGGCCGCAGGCGTGGCTGGCCGTCGCGGGCGCCGTCGTCGGGACGGTCGCCGTCGCCGCCCTGTACGAGAGTGCGCGCGGCCTGTCCGGCGTCGGGTTCGCGACCGCGACGGTCGCGGGCCTCGCCGCCGACACGGCCGTCCGGATGGCGTTCGGCACCTGGGACCCGATCTGGCAGGGCGGCGCCGGCCCGTGGCTCGTCTGCCTGGCGTTCGCCGGGCTCGGCGCGGCGGCGCTGTACCGGGAGGTCGCGTCCGGGCCGGTGCCGCCGCCCGGCGTGACGTGGCGGGACGCGCTCGGCGCCGCCGCGTTCGGCCCGTTCCTCGCGCTCCAGATCCTCGTGCTGTCCAGCCCGGCGTTCGTGGCGTCGGCGGGCTGGAAGTCGCTGACCGTCGCGCACGTCGTCGTGGTCGCGGGCCAGGGCCTCGCGCTGGCGTTCCTCGCGTCCGGGCTGGCCGTGCGGGCCGTGCCGGGCGGGGTGTGCGTGCTCGGCGGGACGCTGCTCGGCGTCGGCGCGGCCTCCATCGCCGGGACGTACGCGGTGTCGGGCGTCGAGATCCTGCCGGTCGTCGTCGGCGGGCAACTGCTGGCGGCGTGGCTGCTGGCCGTCGCGTGCCGCGCCCCGCTGCGCCGCGCCGGGACGGGCGGTGCCGTGTGGCGGGTGGACCTGACGGCGGGCCTCGGCGCGTTCCTGGTCGCGGTCGTGCTGGTCGCCTACCAGCTCAGCGCGGTGAAGGCGGTGCCGGTCCCGAACAACGTCCTGCCCGGTCTCGCCGGGATGCTGCTCGGCGGCCTCGCGGCGATCGCGGCGGCGCGCGGCGGTCCGCTGCCCGCGCGGGCGCCGCTGCGCGCGGTGACGGCGGGCGGCTCGGCGGTCGTGCTGCTCGCCGGGACGGCCGTGTACGCGGCGGCGTCCCCGGCCGGCGACGCGCCCCCCGCGCCCGGCGGCGGACGCGTCCGGGTCACCACCTACAACATCCACGACGCCGTGGACGGCGCGGGCCGCCTCGACCCCGACGCGGTCGCCAAGGCCATCGCCGCGCAGCGCCCCCAGGTCGTGCTGCTCCAGGAGACCGGACGCGGCTCGCTGCCGTCCGGCACCGCCGACGTCGCGGTGTGGCTGTCGCGGCGGCTCGGCATGAAGCTGCTGTGGGGCCCGGCCGCCGACGGGCAGTTCGGCAACGCGATCCTCACCTCGCTGCCCGTCCGCCGCTCGGGCACCGGGCGGATGCCGCGCGCCGACTGGTCGCAGATCCGCGGCTACGTGTGGGCGCGGCTCGCCGTCGGGTCCACGACGCTGGACGTGTGGTCCACGCACCTGGCCTTCGGCGGCCCGGACGAGCGGCTCGGCGAGGCGTCGTCGCTGCTGCGCGCCTGGTCGCGGGCGCCCCGGACGATCATCGGCGGCGACCTCAACGCCGAGCCGGGCTCCGACGAGATCATCCGGCTGACGACCGACACGGGCCTGCGCAGCGCCGGGACGGGCGACGGCGCCCCGACCGGCCCGCACGGCACCCGCGTCGACTGGATCCTCGGCACCGACGACCTGGCGTTCGACGGCTACAAGGTCGCGCCGGGCGGCCCGTCCGACCACCGTCCGGTGACCGTCACGGTGCGCGTCGCCGGATGA
- the coaE gene encoding dephospho-CoA kinase produces MLTVGLTGGIGSGKSEASSRLAAHGAVVVDADRIAREVVEPGTPGLAAVVAEFGDGVLLPDGGMDREKVGSIVFADAGRLKALNAIVHPLVAERSQQIMDAAPPDAIVVYDVPLLVENDLGALYDVVVVVDAPVETQLARLTGGRGMTEEAARARIAAQATRERRRAAADVVLDNSGPLAALHAAVDALWDDLRRRAGKITSV; encoded by the coding sequence GTGCTGACTGTGGGACTCACCGGCGGGATCGGTTCGGGCAAGAGCGAGGCGTCGTCGCGGCTGGCCGCGCACGGCGCCGTGGTGGTCGACGCGGACCGCATCGCGCGCGAGGTCGTGGAGCCGGGCACGCCCGGCCTGGCGGCCGTCGTCGCCGAGTTCGGCGACGGCGTGCTGCTCCCGGACGGCGGGATGGACCGGGAGAAGGTCGGGTCGATCGTGTTCGCCGACGCCGGCCGGCTGAAGGCGCTGAACGCGATCGTCCATCCGCTGGTCGCCGAGCGGTCGCAGCAGATCATGGACGCGGCGCCGCCGGACGCGATCGTCGTCTACGACGTGCCGCTGCTGGTCGAGAACGACCTCGGCGCGCTGTACGACGTCGTCGTGGTCGTGGACGCGCCCGTCGAGACGCAGCTCGCACGGCTCACCGGCGGGCGCGGCATGACCGAGGAGGCCGCGCGGGCGCGGATCGCGGCGCAGGCCACCCGGGAGCGCCGCCGCGCCGCCGCTGACGTCGTCCTGGACAACTCCGGGCCGCTGGCGGCGCTGCACGCGGCGGTGGACGCCCTGTGGGACGACCTCCGCCGCCGCGCCGGGAAGATCACCTCGGTCTAG
- a CDS encoding GNAT family N-acetyltransferase, with the protein MSDVEIAVADPADAGEILTVQRAAYVTEAQLYGDPFIAPLVESLDQMRRAVADADAVVLKAVSGGRIVGAVRGRVAGSTCLVGRLVVAPDAQGRGTGRALLAALEAAVAGRADACVLFTGHLSDANLRLYRRTGYAETHRERVADHLTLVHLRKPLDAAPRTP; encoded by the coding sequence ATGAGCGACGTGGAGATCGCCGTCGCGGACCCGGCGGACGCGGGGGAGATCCTGACCGTCCAGCGCGCCGCGTACGTCACCGAGGCGCAGCTCTACGGCGACCCGTTCATCGCGCCGCTGGTGGAGTCGCTGGACCAGATGCGCCGGGCGGTCGCCGACGCGGACGCGGTCGTCCTGAAGGCCGTCAGCGGCGGCCGGATCGTCGGCGCGGTGCGCGGCCGGGTCGCCGGGAGCACCTGCCTGGTCGGGCGGCTCGTCGTCGCCCCCGACGCGCAGGGCCGGGGCACCGGACGGGCGCTGCTCGCGGCGCTGGAGGCGGCCGTGGCCGGACGCGCCGACGCGTGCGTCCTGTTCACCGGCCATCTCAGCGACGCGAACCTGCGCCTCTACCGCCGCACGGGCTACGCCGAGACGCACCGCGAGCGCGTCGCCGACCACCTCACGCTCGTCCACCTCCGCAAGCCCCTGGACGCGGCGCCGCGCACGCCGTGA